A genomic segment from Aegilops tauschii subsp. strangulata cultivar AL8/78 chromosome 1, Aet v6.0, whole genome shotgun sequence encodes:
- the LOC109749706 gene encoding histone H2B.11, with amino-acid sequence MAPKAEKKPAEKKPAEEKAPKGEKKPKAEKRLPAAKEGGGGGSDKKAKKKAKKSVETYKIYIFKVLKQVHPDIGISSKAMSIMNSFINDIFEKLAQEAAKLARYNKKPTITSREIQTSVRLVLPGELAKHAVSEGTKAVTKFTSS; translated from the coding sequence ATGGCGCCCAAGGCGGAGAAGAAGCCCGCGGAGAAGAAGCCGGCGGAGGAGAAGGCGCCCAAGGGGGAGAAGAAGCCCAAGGCGGAGAAGCGGCTGCCGGCGGCcaaggagggcggcggcggcggctcggacaagaaggccaagaagaaggccaagaagagcGTGGAGACGTACAAGATCTACATCTTCAAGGTGCTGAAGCAGGTGCACCCGGACATCGGCATCTCCTCCAAGGCCATGTCCATCATGAACTCCTTCATCAACGACATCTTCGAGAAGCTCGCGCAGGAGGCCGCCAAGCTCGCCAGGTACAACAAGAAGCCCACCATCACCTCCCGCGAGATCCAGACCTCCGTCCGCCTCGTCCTCCCCGGCGAGCTCGCCAAGCACGCCGTCTCCGAGGGCACCAAGGCCGTCACCAAGTTCACCTCCTCCTAG
- the LOC109749705 gene encoding probable monofunctional riboflavin biosynthesis protein RIBA 3, chloroplastic isoform X1, which produces MDCVLLSSHLSSHATVNARLQQCSVSLNSIGFAVIRKGCLRLRCYAIGDAGRRNDPLDENKNGPISQELNGSSASFTTVGAEITQETGDFFSSDAEGDPDKPTEGFSSIEDAINSLREGKFVIAVDDEKGDNEGDLIMAADQASPESIAFMIRNGSGIISVGMKEEDLERLMLPMMSPVTEIGDISATASTVTVDARVGISTGVSAADRAKTILALASPDSKPSDLRRPGHIFPLKYRNGGVLKRAGHTEASVDLVALAGLRPVSVLSSIIDPKDGSMASTPALKQMALEHDIPIVSIADLIRYRRKREKLVELIAVSRLPTKWGLFRAYCYQSKLDGTEHIAVTKGDIGDGEDVLVRVHSECLTGDILGSARCDCGEQLDLAMQLIEKAGRGVLVYLRGHEGRGIGLGQKLRAYNLQDQGSDTVEANVELGLAIDSREYGIGAQILRDIGVRTMRLMTNNPAKFVGLKGYGLAVVGRVPVISPITKENQKYLETKRTKMGHLYGSDLPGGLLKEFLNPTEDNATN; this is translated from the exons ATGGACTGCGTTCTTCTGAGCTCACACTTGTCGTCCCATGCCACTGTTAACGCAAG GCTTCAGCAATGCTCTGTTAGTCTCAACAGTATAGGATTTGCAGTTATCAGAAAGGGATGCTTAAGATTAAGGTGCTATGCAATTGGTGATGCAGGGCGTCGAAATGATCCTTTGGACGAGAACAAGAATGGGCCCATTTCGCAAGAACTGAACGGGTCCAGTGCTTCCTTCACAACTGTTGGTGCTGAAATCACTCAAGAAACAGGAGATTTCTTTAGTAGCGATGCCGAGGGTGACCCGGATAAACCGACGGAGGGTTTCTCCTCGATCGAGGATGCTATAAATTCGCTGCGGGAGGGAAAG TTTGTTATTGCTGTAGATGACGAGAAGGGTGACAATGAAGGGGATCTTATCATGGCAGCCGATCAAGCCAGCCCAGAATCAATTGCATTCATGATCAGAAATGGTTCCGGCATCATCTCAGTGGGCATGAAGGAAGAGGACCTAGAAAGGTTGATGCTTCCTATGATGTCTCCGGTCACAGAAATCGGCGACATTTCAGCTACTGCTTCCACAGTGACAGTG GATGCGAGAGTGGGCATATCCACTGGTGTATCAGCTGCAGACAGGGCAAAGACCATCCTTGCTCTAGCCTCCCCTGACTCCAAGCCCAGTGATCTCAGACGGCCAGGCCACATATTCCCCCTCAAGTACCGGAACGGTGGGGTGCTTAAAAGAGCTGGGCACACCGAGGCATCGGTGGATCTTGTTGCGTTGGCCGGCTTGCGCCCCGTATCCGTCCTGTCAAGCATCATCGACCCGAAGGACGGTTCGATGGCATCAACACCAGCGCTGAAACAGATGGCTTTGGAGCATGATATCCCGATTGTTTCGATCGCTGATCTCATCCG GTACAGGAGGAAAAGGGAGAAACTGGTGGAACTGATCGCTGTATCTCGTTTGCCTACTAAATGGGGCCTCTTCCGCGCTTACTGCTACCAATCCAAGCTGGATGGAACTGAGCACATCGCCGTTACCAAG GGCGATATCGGTGATGGAGAAGACGTGCTGGTGAGGGTGCATTCAGAGTGCCTGACCGGCGACATCCTCGGCTCCGCCCGCTGCGACTGCGGCGAGCAGCTGGACCTCGCGATGCAGCTGATCGAGAAGGCCGGTCGCGGCGTCCTCGTGTACCTGCGCGGCCACGAAGGCCGGGGCATCGGGCTCGGCCAGAAGCTCCGCGCGTACAACCTGCAGGACCAAGGCAGCGACACGGTGGAGGCCAACGTCGAGCTCGGCCTCGCCATCGACTCCCGCGAGTACGGCATCGGAGCCCAG ATTCTGAGGGACATTGGCGTGCGCACGATGCGGCTGATGACGAACAACCCGGCCAAGTTCGTTGGGCTCAAGGGGTACGGGCTCGCCGTGGTGGGCCGGGTCCCGGTGATCTCGCCGATCACCAAGGAGAACCAGAAATACCTCGAGACCAAGAGGACCAAGATGGGGCACCTCTACGGCTCCGACCTTCCCGGCGGCCTCCTCAAGGAATTCCTCAATCCTACGGAAGACAACGCCACGAACTAA
- the LOC109749705 gene encoding probable monofunctional riboflavin biosynthesis protein RIBA 3, chloroplastic isoform X2 → MPLLTQGRRNDPLDENKNGPISQELNGSSASFTTVGAEITQETGDFFSSDAEGDPDKPTEGFSSIEDAINSLREGKFVIAVDDEKGDNEGDLIMAADQASPESIAFMIRNGSGIISVGMKEEDLERLMLPMMSPVTEIGDISATASTVTVDARVGISTGVSAADRAKTILALASPDSKPSDLRRPGHIFPLKYRNGGVLKRAGHTEASVDLVALAGLRPVSVLSSIIDPKDGSMASTPALKQMALEHDIPIVSIADLIRYRRKREKLVELIAVSRLPTKWGLFRAYCYQSKLDGTEHIAVTKGDIGDGEDVLVRVHSECLTGDILGSARCDCGEQLDLAMQLIEKAGRGVLVYLRGHEGRGIGLGQKLRAYNLQDQGSDTVEANVELGLAIDSREYGIGAQILRDIGVRTMRLMTNNPAKFVGLKGYGLAVVGRVPVISPITKENQKYLETKRTKMGHLYGSDLPGGLLKEFLNPTEDNATN, encoded by the exons ATGCCACTGTTAACGCAAG GGCGTCGAAATGATCCTTTGGACGAGAACAAGAATGGGCCCATTTCGCAAGAACTGAACGGGTCCAGTGCTTCCTTCACAACTGTTGGTGCTGAAATCACTCAAGAAACAGGAGATTTCTTTAGTAGCGATGCCGAGGGTGACCCGGATAAACCGACGGAGGGTTTCTCCTCGATCGAGGATGCTATAAATTCGCTGCGGGAGGGAAAG TTTGTTATTGCTGTAGATGACGAGAAGGGTGACAATGAAGGGGATCTTATCATGGCAGCCGATCAAGCCAGCCCAGAATCAATTGCATTCATGATCAGAAATGGTTCCGGCATCATCTCAGTGGGCATGAAGGAAGAGGACCTAGAAAGGTTGATGCTTCCTATGATGTCTCCGGTCACAGAAATCGGCGACATTTCAGCTACTGCTTCCACAGTGACAGTG GATGCGAGAGTGGGCATATCCACTGGTGTATCAGCTGCAGACAGGGCAAAGACCATCCTTGCTCTAGCCTCCCCTGACTCCAAGCCCAGTGATCTCAGACGGCCAGGCCACATATTCCCCCTCAAGTACCGGAACGGTGGGGTGCTTAAAAGAGCTGGGCACACCGAGGCATCGGTGGATCTTGTTGCGTTGGCCGGCTTGCGCCCCGTATCCGTCCTGTCAAGCATCATCGACCCGAAGGACGGTTCGATGGCATCAACACCAGCGCTGAAACAGATGGCTTTGGAGCATGATATCCCGATTGTTTCGATCGCTGATCTCATCCG GTACAGGAGGAAAAGGGAGAAACTGGTGGAACTGATCGCTGTATCTCGTTTGCCTACTAAATGGGGCCTCTTCCGCGCTTACTGCTACCAATCCAAGCTGGATGGAACTGAGCACATCGCCGTTACCAAG GGCGATATCGGTGATGGAGAAGACGTGCTGGTGAGGGTGCATTCAGAGTGCCTGACCGGCGACATCCTCGGCTCCGCCCGCTGCGACTGCGGCGAGCAGCTGGACCTCGCGATGCAGCTGATCGAGAAGGCCGGTCGCGGCGTCCTCGTGTACCTGCGCGGCCACGAAGGCCGGGGCATCGGGCTCGGCCAGAAGCTCCGCGCGTACAACCTGCAGGACCAAGGCAGCGACACGGTGGAGGCCAACGTCGAGCTCGGCCTCGCCATCGACTCCCGCGAGTACGGCATCGGAGCCCAG ATTCTGAGGGACATTGGCGTGCGCACGATGCGGCTGATGACGAACAACCCGGCCAAGTTCGTTGGGCTCAAGGGGTACGGGCTCGCCGTGGTGGGCCGGGTCCCGGTGATCTCGCCGATCACCAAGGAGAACCAGAAATACCTCGAGACCAAGAGGACCAAGATGGGGCACCTCTACGGCTCCGACCTTCCCGGCGGCCTCCTCAAGGAATTCCTCAATCCTACGGAAGACAACGCCACGAACTAA
- the LOC109749709 gene encoding uncharacterized protein produces the protein MGNFRKLGRHAAHRVSMLRTMVSQLVKHERIETTVAKAKEVRRKADQMVQLGKDGTLDAARRASAFVRGDDVVHKLFTELAYRYKDRAGGYTRLLRTRIRIGDAAPMAYIEFVDRENELREAKPATPPPPQRAPLDPWTKSHASQQWAGPKVSQNSKTEGL, from the exons atggggaACTTCCGCAAGCTCGGCCGCCACGCCGCCCACCGCGTCTCCATGCTCAG GACGATGGTGTCGCAGCTGGTAAAGCACGAGCGGATAGAGACCACCGTCGCCAAG GCGAAGGAGGTGCGGCGGAAGGCGGATCAGATGGTGCAGCTCGGGAAAGAT GGTACACTAGATGCAGCAAGACGTGCCTCGGCATTTGTTCGGGGTGATGACGTCGTTCACAAGTTATTCACAGAGCTTGCGTACCGCTACAA GGATCGAGCTGGTGGGTATACAAGACTATTGCGAACCAGGATACGAATTGGCGATGCTGCACCAATGGCTTACATCGA GTTTGTCGACCGGGAGAATGAACTTCGTGAGGCCAAACCTGCGACTCCACCGCCACCCCAGCGTGCCCCTCTTGATCCATGGACCAAGTCCCATGCCAGCCAACAGTGGGCAGGGCCTAAAGTCAGCCAGAACTCCAAAACAGAAGGGCTATGA
- the LOC109749710 gene encoding uncharacterized protein, translated as MARPSRLYLLAYNSVQAIGWSLALLRLLPCLAPPVSVRPAYAAAGDLICFLQTCAVLETVHAAVGLVPTSPFLAFLQWGGRTHFILALLRQIPEVQGSPSVFITFMAWSISEVIRYSHYALTTLKVCPAWMTYLRYTAFIPLYPIGVGPGEMWTMYQALPFVKERGLYSGFFAKFSMSYHSFLVGVLLCYPLLWLKLYLHVFKQRKSKLGKGGRKKRA; from the exons ATGGCTCGCCCGTCGCGGCTCTACCTCCTCGCCTACAACTCCGTCCAGGCCATCGGATG GTCCCTCGCCCTGCTCCGCCTCCTGCCCTGCCTCGCCCCTCCGGTCTCCGTCCGCCCCGCGtacgccgccgccggcgacctcATAT GCTTTCTGCAAACCTGCGCGGTTCTTGAAACGGTCCATGCCGCCGTCG GATTGGTACCCACCTCGCCGTTTCTTGCTTTCTTGCAATGGGGAGGGAGGACTCACTTCATTCTCGCCCTTCTCCGGCAAATCCCTGAG GTTCAGGGCAGTCCATCTGTGTTCATAACGTTTATGGCTTGGAGCATATCTGAG GTCATTCGATACTCTCACTATGCTCTGACTACGTTAAAAGTTTGTCCGGCATGGATGACTTACCTCAG GTACACTGCCTTTATCCCGCTGTATCCAATCGGGGTAGGACCAGGAGAAA TGTGGACTATGTACCAAGCTCTTCCATTTGTGAAGGAGAGGGGCCTCTACTCAGGATTCTTCGCAAAGTTCTCCATGAGCTACCATTCATTTCTTGTG GGTGTGCTACTGTGCTATCCGCTTCTGTGGCTGAAGCTGTACTTGCATGTGTTCAAGCAGCGCAAGTCCAAGCTGGGAAAGGGGGGCAGGAAGAAACGGGCGTGA